A genomic window from Salvia splendens isolate huo1 chromosome 11, SspV2, whole genome shotgun sequence includes:
- the LOC121755555 gene encoding protein NLP7-like isoform X3 gives MDLDLDLDSSWPLDQIFAAAANSDQPCSPLWAFSDDNNTANLVAGPAFRFSDSSKIFSYSGNPVAATEGGLDNHDKKKLTTPLMGLMPIDNPDGSCIIKQRMTQALRYFKDLTEQHVLAQVWAPVKSGSRYVLTTSGQPFVLDPNSNGLHQYRLVSLSYMFSVDGDTDGDLGLPGRVFRQKLPEWTPNVQYYTSKEFPRLSHALNYNVRGTLALPVFEPSGQSCVGVLELIMTSQKINYAPEVDKVCKALEAVNLKSSEILDHQSTQQICNEGRQNALAEILEIITVVCETHTLPLAQTWVPCRHRSILANGGGFKKSCSSIDGSCMGQVCMSTTDVAFYVVDANMWGFCDACAEHHLQKGQGVAGRAFESLNSCFCHDITEFCKTEYPLVHYARMFGLKSSFAICLRSNHTGNDDYVLEFFLPPNVESYEDQQSLLNSLLVTVKQHFGSLRVASGKDLDNEWRSIEIIKASIDEKLNMRTDFAAASPPRPPVQNGESRHLDAFKGQLLMGKFCGVNGKGNVSSPTGLQNGASVAEAKVVGKKPERKRGKAEKTISLEVLQQYFAGSLKDAAKSLGVCPTTMKRICRQHGISRWPSRKINKVNRSLSKLKRVIESVQGGEGTFSMTSLATSSSPVTEEKKEVATKSRGADEQAEASNHFIGDGSAKYEKLTPNGGGFVAGEGSHRSRDGSGSREESTGTPTSQGSCQGSPSLRNETSPQNDPVVSPMDEHRMKLGGSQGGVCQQTRDINLSSGFSIPGNFIPPPDGTFRGMLVEDAGSSHDLRNLCPAGEPLFEEHVTENSWTRPTLPDPMPEDCIAAPAEDHMPRFSARPEVKTITIKATYREDIIRFRLPIDSGIVKLKEEVAKRFKLELGTFDIKYLDDDHEWVLIACDADLLECFDVSGSSGGNIIRLLVHDIMANLGSSCESSGE, from the exons ATGGACCTGGATCTCGATCTCGACTCCTCCTGGCCCTTGGATCAGATCTTCGCCGCTGCCGCCAACTCCGACCAGCCCTGCTCCCCGCTCTGGGCCTTTTCTGATGATAATAACACCGCTAATCTCGTCGCAGGCCCCGCTTTCCGCTTCTCCGACTCCTCCAAGATCTTCTCCT ATTCAGGCAATCCTGTGGCAGCAACTGAAGGTGGACTTGATAATCATGACAAGAAAAAGCTGACTACTCCATTGATGGGGTTGATGCCTATTGACAATCCGGATGGATCTTGCATAATAAAGCAAAGAATGACTCAGGCTCTTCGGTATTTCAAAGATTTGACTGAGCAGCATGTTTTGGCTCAGGTATGGGCGCCGGTGAAGAGTGGTAGCCGATATGTTCTAACTACTTCAGGCCAACCTTTTGTACTTGACCCCAATAGTAACGGACTCCATCAGTATAGGTTGGTGTCTCTGTCGTATATGTTCTCTGTGGATGGAGATACTGATGGAGACCTCGGACTTCCCGGGCGTGTGTTTCGGCAAAAGTTGCCGGAATGGACACCAAATGTTCAGTATTACACCAGCAAAGAATTTCCCCGCCTTAGCCATGCTTTAAATTACAATGTCCGGGGAACGTTAGCTTTACCTGTATTTGAGCCTTCTGGGCAGTCTTGTGTTGGTGTTCTTGAACTTATAATGACATCTCAGAAGATCAACTATGCTCCAGAGGTTGATAAAGTCTGTAAGGCACTTGAG GCAGTAAATTTAAAAAGCTCGGAGATATTGGATCATCAAAGTACACAG CAGATATGTAATGAAGGTCGGCAGAATGCATTAGCAGAAATACTGGAGATAATTACAGTTGTATGTGAAACCCACACATTACCACTAGCTCAAACTTGGGTTCCATGCAGGCATCGCAGCATACTAGCAAACGGTGGTGGGTTTAAGAAAAGTTGCAGTAGCATTGATGGGAGCTGCATGGGACAGGTTTGCATGTCAACAACGGATGTAGCATTCTATGTGGTGGACGCTAACATGTGGGGTTTCTGTGACGCTTGTGCTGAGCATCACTTGCAAAAGGGGCAGGGTGTTGCTGGGAGGGCATTTGAATCCCTTAACTCATGTTTTTGTCATGATATAACTGAGTTTTGTAAGACTGAGTACCCACTAGTTCATTATGCACGCATGTTTGGCTTAAAAAGCAGCTTTGCAATTTGTCTACGCAGCAATCATACTGGAAATGACGACTATGTTTTAGAATTTTTCCTCCCCCCTAATGTTGAAAGCTATGAGGACCAGCAGTCCTTGTTGAACTCCCTTTTAGTGACAGTGAAACAGCATTTTGGGAGCCTGAGGGTTGCTTCTGGAAAAGACCTTGACAATGAGTGGAGGTCCATTGAGATCATCAAGGCTTCCATAGATGAAAAGCTTAATATGAGGACTGATTTTGCTGCCGCATCACCGCCTAGGCCTCCTGTGCAAAACGGGGAAAGCAGACATCTTGATGCTTTCAAAGGGCAGTTATTGATGGGTAAATTCTGTGGTGTAAATGGAAAAGGAAATGTCAGTAGTCCTACTGGACTTCAGAATGGTGCATCTGTTGCTGAAGCAAAAGTTGTAGGCAAGAAGCCCGAGAGAAAGCGGGGGAAGGCAGAGAAAACAATAAGCTTAGAAGTTCTGCAGCAATATTTTGCTGGTAGTCTTAAGGATGCTGCAAAGAGTCTTGGTG TTTGCCCTACTACAATGAAGCGTATCTGTAGGCAGCATGGAATCTCTCGCTGGCCTTCCCGCAAGATAAATAAGGTTAATCGTTCTCTTTCAAAGCTAAAGCGTGTAATTGAATCCGTACAAGGTGGTGAAGGAACATTCAGTATGACTTCTTTGGCTACAAGTTCTAGTCCTGTTACG GAAGAGAAGAAAGAGGTTGCTACCAAGTCCCGTGGAGCTGATGAACAAGCAGAGGCCTCAAATCATTTTATTGGAGATGGGAGTGCAAAATATGAGAAACTCACTCCTAATGGAGGTGGGTTTGTGGCAGGTGAAGGTTCACACCGATCAAGAGATGGGAGTGGATCGAGAGAAGAGAGCACAGGAACACCTACTTCGCAAGGTTCGTGTCAAGGTAGCCCTTCTCTCAGAAATGAGACCTCCCCCCAAAATGATCCAGTTGTTTCACCTATGGATGAACACCGCATGAAACTGGGAGGCTCACAGGGTGGGGTGTGTCAACAAACAAGAGATATCAATCTATCTTCTGGATTTTCAATTCCGGGCAATTTTATACCACCACCTGATGGGACATTCCGAGGAATGCTGGTTGAGGATGCAGGAAGTTCACACGACCTGAGGAATTTGTGCCCAGCTGGTGAACCGCTGTTTGAAGAGCACGTCACAGAGAACAGTTGGACAAGACCAACTCTTCCCGATCCCATGCCCGAGGACTGCATAGCAGCTCCAGCCGAAGACCATATGCCAAGGTTTTCCGCCAGGCCAGAAGTGAAAACAATTACCATAAAAGCCACGTACCGAGAAGACATCATCAGATTCCGCCTTCCAATAGATTCTGGTATCGTCAAGTTAAAAGAAGAAGTGGCAAAGCGGTTCAAGTTAGAGCTGGGTACTTTTGATATAAAATATCTTGACGACGATCATGAGTGGGTCCTAATCGCATGCGACGCTGATTTGCTGGAATGCTTCGATGTATCAGGATCATCTGGTGGCAATATAATCAGGCTATTGGTACATGACATCATGGCCAATCTGGGGAGCTCTTGCGAAAGCTCAGGCGAATGA
- the LOC121755555 gene encoding protein NLP6-like isoform X1, which produces MDLDLDLDSSWPLDQIFAAAANSDQPCSPLWAFSDDNNTANLVAGPAFRFSDSSKIFSYSGNPVAATEGGLDNHDKKKLTTPLMGLMPIDNPDGSCIIKQRMTQALRYFKDLTEQHVLAQVWAPVKSGSRYVLTTSGQPFVLDPNSNGLHQYRLVSLSYMFSVDGDTDGDLGLPGRVFRQKLPEWTPNVQYYTSKEFPRLSHALNYNVRGTLALPVFEPSGQSCVGVLELIMTSQKINYAPEVDKVCKALEAVNLKSSEILDHQSTQQICNEGRQNALAEILEIITVVCETHTLPLAQTWVPCRHRSILANGGGFKKSCSSIDGSCMGQVCMSTTDVAFYVVDANMWGFCDACAEHHLQKGQGVAGRAFESLNSCFCHDITEFCKTEYPLVHYARMFGLKSSFAICLRSNHTGNDDYVLEFFLPPNVESYEDQQSLLNSLLVTVKQHFGSLRVASGKDLDNEWRSIEIIKASIDEKLNMRTDFAAASPPRPPVQNGESRHLDAFKGQLLMGKFCGVNGKGNVSSPTGLQNGASVAEAKVVGKKPERKRGKAEKTISLEVLQQYFAGSLKDAAKSLGVCPTTMKRICRQHGISRWPSRKINKVNRSLSKLKRVIESVQGGEGTFSMTSLATSSSPVTVGPISWAPNMNGTNQQSSPGSGPCEFQEEKKEVATKSRGADEQAEASNHFIGDGSAKYEKLTPNGGGFVAGEGSHRSRDGSGSREESTGTPTSQGSCQGSPSLRNETSPQNDPVVSPMDEHRMKLGGSQGGVCQQTRDINLSSGFSIPGNFIPPPDGTFRGMLVEDAGSSHDLRNLCPAGEPLFEEHVTENSWTRPTLPDPMPEDCIAAPAEDHMPRFSARPEVKTITIKATYREDIIRFRLPIDSGIVKLKEEVAKRFKLELGTFDIKYLDDDHEWVLIACDADLLECFDVSGSSGGNIIRLLVHDIMANLGSSCESSGE; this is translated from the exons ATGGACCTGGATCTCGATCTCGACTCCTCCTGGCCCTTGGATCAGATCTTCGCCGCTGCCGCCAACTCCGACCAGCCCTGCTCCCCGCTCTGGGCCTTTTCTGATGATAATAACACCGCTAATCTCGTCGCAGGCCCCGCTTTCCGCTTCTCCGACTCCTCCAAGATCTTCTCCT ATTCAGGCAATCCTGTGGCAGCAACTGAAGGTGGACTTGATAATCATGACAAGAAAAAGCTGACTACTCCATTGATGGGGTTGATGCCTATTGACAATCCGGATGGATCTTGCATAATAAAGCAAAGAATGACTCAGGCTCTTCGGTATTTCAAAGATTTGACTGAGCAGCATGTTTTGGCTCAGGTATGGGCGCCGGTGAAGAGTGGTAGCCGATATGTTCTAACTACTTCAGGCCAACCTTTTGTACTTGACCCCAATAGTAACGGACTCCATCAGTATAGGTTGGTGTCTCTGTCGTATATGTTCTCTGTGGATGGAGATACTGATGGAGACCTCGGACTTCCCGGGCGTGTGTTTCGGCAAAAGTTGCCGGAATGGACACCAAATGTTCAGTATTACACCAGCAAAGAATTTCCCCGCCTTAGCCATGCTTTAAATTACAATGTCCGGGGAACGTTAGCTTTACCTGTATTTGAGCCTTCTGGGCAGTCTTGTGTTGGTGTTCTTGAACTTATAATGACATCTCAGAAGATCAACTATGCTCCAGAGGTTGATAAAGTCTGTAAGGCACTTGAG GCAGTAAATTTAAAAAGCTCGGAGATATTGGATCATCAAAGTACACAG CAGATATGTAATGAAGGTCGGCAGAATGCATTAGCAGAAATACTGGAGATAATTACAGTTGTATGTGAAACCCACACATTACCACTAGCTCAAACTTGGGTTCCATGCAGGCATCGCAGCATACTAGCAAACGGTGGTGGGTTTAAGAAAAGTTGCAGTAGCATTGATGGGAGCTGCATGGGACAGGTTTGCATGTCAACAACGGATGTAGCATTCTATGTGGTGGACGCTAACATGTGGGGTTTCTGTGACGCTTGTGCTGAGCATCACTTGCAAAAGGGGCAGGGTGTTGCTGGGAGGGCATTTGAATCCCTTAACTCATGTTTTTGTCATGATATAACTGAGTTTTGTAAGACTGAGTACCCACTAGTTCATTATGCACGCATGTTTGGCTTAAAAAGCAGCTTTGCAATTTGTCTACGCAGCAATCATACTGGAAATGACGACTATGTTTTAGAATTTTTCCTCCCCCCTAATGTTGAAAGCTATGAGGACCAGCAGTCCTTGTTGAACTCCCTTTTAGTGACAGTGAAACAGCATTTTGGGAGCCTGAGGGTTGCTTCTGGAAAAGACCTTGACAATGAGTGGAGGTCCATTGAGATCATCAAGGCTTCCATAGATGAAAAGCTTAATATGAGGACTGATTTTGCTGCCGCATCACCGCCTAGGCCTCCTGTGCAAAACGGGGAAAGCAGACATCTTGATGCTTTCAAAGGGCAGTTATTGATGGGTAAATTCTGTGGTGTAAATGGAAAAGGAAATGTCAGTAGTCCTACTGGACTTCAGAATGGTGCATCTGTTGCTGAAGCAAAAGTTGTAGGCAAGAAGCCCGAGAGAAAGCGGGGGAAGGCAGAGAAAACAATAAGCTTAGAAGTTCTGCAGCAATATTTTGCTGGTAGTCTTAAGGATGCTGCAAAGAGTCTTGGTG TTTGCCCTACTACAATGAAGCGTATCTGTAGGCAGCATGGAATCTCTCGCTGGCCTTCCCGCAAGATAAATAAGGTTAATCGTTCTCTTTCAAAGCTAAAGCGTGTAATTGAATCCGTACAAGGTGGTGAAGGAACATTCAGTATGACTTCTTTGGCTACAAGTTCTAGTCCTGTTACGGTTGGTCCAATTTCTTGGGCTCCTAATATGAATGGAACCAACCAGCAAAGCTCACCTGGCTCTGGACCATGTGAATTTCAGGAAGAGAAGAAAGAGGTTGCTACCAAGTCCCGTGGAGCTGATGAACAAGCAGAGGCCTCAAATCATTTTATTGGAGATGGGAGTGCAAAATATGAGAAACTCACTCCTAATGGAGGTGGGTTTGTGGCAGGTGAAGGTTCACACCGATCAAGAGATGGGAGTGGATCGAGAGAAGAGAGCACAGGAACACCTACTTCGCAAGGTTCGTGTCAAGGTAGCCCTTCTCTCAGAAATGAGACCTCCCCCCAAAATGATCCAGTTGTTTCACCTATGGATGAACACCGCATGAAACTGGGAGGCTCACAGGGTGGGGTGTGTCAACAAACAAGAGATATCAATCTATCTTCTGGATTTTCAATTCCGGGCAATTTTATACCACCACCTGATGGGACATTCCGAGGAATGCTGGTTGAGGATGCAGGAAGTTCACACGACCTGAGGAATTTGTGCCCAGCTGGTGAACCGCTGTTTGAAGAGCACGTCACAGAGAACAGTTGGACAAGACCAACTCTTCCCGATCCCATGCCCGAGGACTGCATAGCAGCTCCAGCCGAAGACCATATGCCAAGGTTTTCCGCCAGGCCAGAAGTGAAAACAATTACCATAAAAGCCACGTACCGAGAAGACATCATCAGATTCCGCCTTCCAATAGATTCTGGTATCGTCAAGTTAAAAGAAGAAGTGGCAAAGCGGTTCAAGTTAGAGCTGGGTACTTTTGATATAAAATATCTTGACGACGATCATGAGTGGGTCCTAATCGCATGCGACGCTGATTTGCTGGAATGCTTCGATGTATCAGGATCATCTGGTGGCAATATAATCAGGCTATTGGTACATGACATCATGGCCAATCTGGGGAGCTCTTGCGAAAGCTCAGGCGAATGA
- the LOC121755555 gene encoding protein NLP6-like isoform X2 — protein sequence MDLDLDLDSSWPLDQIFAAAANSDQPCSPLWAFSDDNNTANLVAGPAFRFSDSSKIFSYSGNPVAATEGGLDNHDKKKLTTPLMGLMPIDNPDGSCIIKQRMTQALRYFKDLTEQHVLAQVWAPVKSGSRYVLTTSGQPFVLDPNSNGLHQYRLVSLSYMFSVDGDTDGDLGLPGRVFRQKLPEWTPNVQYYTSKEFPRLSHALNYNVRGTLALPVFEPSGQSCVGVLELIMTSQKINYAPEVDKVCKALEAVNLKSSEILDHQSTQICNEGRQNALAEILEIITVVCETHTLPLAQTWVPCRHRSILANGGGFKKSCSSIDGSCMGQVCMSTTDVAFYVVDANMWGFCDACAEHHLQKGQGVAGRAFESLNSCFCHDITEFCKTEYPLVHYARMFGLKSSFAICLRSNHTGNDDYVLEFFLPPNVESYEDQQSLLNSLLVTVKQHFGSLRVASGKDLDNEWRSIEIIKASIDEKLNMRTDFAAASPPRPPVQNGESRHLDAFKGQLLMGKFCGVNGKGNVSSPTGLQNGASVAEAKVVGKKPERKRGKAEKTISLEVLQQYFAGSLKDAAKSLGVCPTTMKRICRQHGISRWPSRKINKVNRSLSKLKRVIESVQGGEGTFSMTSLATSSSPVTVGPISWAPNMNGTNQQSSPGSGPCEFQEEKKEVATKSRGADEQAEASNHFIGDGSAKYEKLTPNGGGFVAGEGSHRSRDGSGSREESTGTPTSQGSCQGSPSLRNETSPQNDPVVSPMDEHRMKLGGSQGGVCQQTRDINLSSGFSIPGNFIPPPDGTFRGMLVEDAGSSHDLRNLCPAGEPLFEEHVTENSWTRPTLPDPMPEDCIAAPAEDHMPRFSARPEVKTITIKATYREDIIRFRLPIDSGIVKLKEEVAKRFKLELGTFDIKYLDDDHEWVLIACDADLLECFDVSGSSGGNIIRLLVHDIMANLGSSCESSGE from the exons ATGGACCTGGATCTCGATCTCGACTCCTCCTGGCCCTTGGATCAGATCTTCGCCGCTGCCGCCAACTCCGACCAGCCCTGCTCCCCGCTCTGGGCCTTTTCTGATGATAATAACACCGCTAATCTCGTCGCAGGCCCCGCTTTCCGCTTCTCCGACTCCTCCAAGATCTTCTCCT ATTCAGGCAATCCTGTGGCAGCAACTGAAGGTGGACTTGATAATCATGACAAGAAAAAGCTGACTACTCCATTGATGGGGTTGATGCCTATTGACAATCCGGATGGATCTTGCATAATAAAGCAAAGAATGACTCAGGCTCTTCGGTATTTCAAAGATTTGACTGAGCAGCATGTTTTGGCTCAGGTATGGGCGCCGGTGAAGAGTGGTAGCCGATATGTTCTAACTACTTCAGGCCAACCTTTTGTACTTGACCCCAATAGTAACGGACTCCATCAGTATAGGTTGGTGTCTCTGTCGTATATGTTCTCTGTGGATGGAGATACTGATGGAGACCTCGGACTTCCCGGGCGTGTGTTTCGGCAAAAGTTGCCGGAATGGACACCAAATGTTCAGTATTACACCAGCAAAGAATTTCCCCGCCTTAGCCATGCTTTAAATTACAATGTCCGGGGAACGTTAGCTTTACCTGTATTTGAGCCTTCTGGGCAGTCTTGTGTTGGTGTTCTTGAACTTATAATGACATCTCAGAAGATCAACTATGCTCCAGAGGTTGATAAAGTCTGTAAGGCACTTGAG GCAGTAAATTTAAAAAGCTCGGAGATATTGGATCATCAAAGTACACAG ATATGTAATGAAGGTCGGCAGAATGCATTAGCAGAAATACTGGAGATAATTACAGTTGTATGTGAAACCCACACATTACCACTAGCTCAAACTTGGGTTCCATGCAGGCATCGCAGCATACTAGCAAACGGTGGTGGGTTTAAGAAAAGTTGCAGTAGCATTGATGGGAGCTGCATGGGACAGGTTTGCATGTCAACAACGGATGTAGCATTCTATGTGGTGGACGCTAACATGTGGGGTTTCTGTGACGCTTGTGCTGAGCATCACTTGCAAAAGGGGCAGGGTGTTGCTGGGAGGGCATTTGAATCCCTTAACTCATGTTTTTGTCATGATATAACTGAGTTTTGTAAGACTGAGTACCCACTAGTTCATTATGCACGCATGTTTGGCTTAAAAAGCAGCTTTGCAATTTGTCTACGCAGCAATCATACTGGAAATGACGACTATGTTTTAGAATTTTTCCTCCCCCCTAATGTTGAAAGCTATGAGGACCAGCAGTCCTTGTTGAACTCCCTTTTAGTGACAGTGAAACAGCATTTTGGGAGCCTGAGGGTTGCTTCTGGAAAAGACCTTGACAATGAGTGGAGGTCCATTGAGATCATCAAGGCTTCCATAGATGAAAAGCTTAATATGAGGACTGATTTTGCTGCCGCATCACCGCCTAGGCCTCCTGTGCAAAACGGGGAAAGCAGACATCTTGATGCTTTCAAAGGGCAGTTATTGATGGGTAAATTCTGTGGTGTAAATGGAAAAGGAAATGTCAGTAGTCCTACTGGACTTCAGAATGGTGCATCTGTTGCTGAAGCAAAAGTTGTAGGCAAGAAGCCCGAGAGAAAGCGGGGGAAGGCAGAGAAAACAATAAGCTTAGAAGTTCTGCAGCAATATTTTGCTGGTAGTCTTAAGGATGCTGCAAAGAGTCTTGGTG TTTGCCCTACTACAATGAAGCGTATCTGTAGGCAGCATGGAATCTCTCGCTGGCCTTCCCGCAAGATAAATAAGGTTAATCGTTCTCTTTCAAAGCTAAAGCGTGTAATTGAATCCGTACAAGGTGGTGAAGGAACATTCAGTATGACTTCTTTGGCTACAAGTTCTAGTCCTGTTACGGTTGGTCCAATTTCTTGGGCTCCTAATATGAATGGAACCAACCAGCAAAGCTCACCTGGCTCTGGACCATGTGAATTTCAGGAAGAGAAGAAAGAGGTTGCTACCAAGTCCCGTGGAGCTGATGAACAAGCAGAGGCCTCAAATCATTTTATTGGAGATGGGAGTGCAAAATATGAGAAACTCACTCCTAATGGAGGTGGGTTTGTGGCAGGTGAAGGTTCACACCGATCAAGAGATGGGAGTGGATCGAGAGAAGAGAGCACAGGAACACCTACTTCGCAAGGTTCGTGTCAAGGTAGCCCTTCTCTCAGAAATGAGACCTCCCCCCAAAATGATCCAGTTGTTTCACCTATGGATGAACACCGCATGAAACTGGGAGGCTCACAGGGTGGGGTGTGTCAACAAACAAGAGATATCAATCTATCTTCTGGATTTTCAATTCCGGGCAATTTTATACCACCACCTGATGGGACATTCCGAGGAATGCTGGTTGAGGATGCAGGAAGTTCACACGACCTGAGGAATTTGTGCCCAGCTGGTGAACCGCTGTTTGAAGAGCACGTCACAGAGAACAGTTGGACAAGACCAACTCTTCCCGATCCCATGCCCGAGGACTGCATAGCAGCTCCAGCCGAAGACCATATGCCAAGGTTTTCCGCCAGGCCAGAAGTGAAAACAATTACCATAAAAGCCACGTACCGAGAAGACATCATCAGATTCCGCCTTCCAATAGATTCTGGTATCGTCAAGTTAAAAGAAGAAGTGGCAAAGCGGTTCAAGTTAGAGCTGGGTACTTTTGATATAAAATATCTTGACGACGATCATGAGTGGGTCCTAATCGCATGCGACGCTGATTTGCTGGAATGCTTCGATGTATCAGGATCATCTGGTGGCAATATAATCAGGCTATTGGTACATGACATCATGGCCAATCTGGGGAGCTCTTGCGAAAGCTCAGGCGAATGA
- the LOC121755041 gene encoding bidirectional sugar transporter SWEET4-like isoform X1: MISKEDARTLVGILGNIISVSLFLSPLPTFYKIWKKKAVEEYSALPYLATFFNCGLWILYGLPMVKPNSTLVLTVNGTGFAIEIVYLSLFLIYSIPMKRLRLVAVVVAECFFLAALALCVLLLVKKPKSRSDIVGSICMAGNIMMYAAPLSIMKLVITTKSVEFMPFFISFFSFINGLCWTTYALLKFDAFILVPNSIGSALGFAQLVIYATFYKSTQRILAQRKAQGGDVNLAKIDAERNPNGDVLNGV; encoded by the exons ATGATTTCTAAAGAAGATGCTCGTACTCTCGTTGGCATTCTAG GGAATATCATATCCGTCTCACTATTTCTCTCCCCTTT GCCAACATTTTACAAAATATGGAAGAAAAAGGCGGTGGAGGAATACTCAGCATTACCATACCTAGCGACCTTCTTTAACTGCGGGCTTTGGATACTATACGGCCTGCCTATGGTCAAACCCAACAGCACGCTGGTTCTGACCGTTAACGGCACCGGATTTGCGATCGAGATCGTCTACTTGTCTCTCTTCCTCATCTACTCCATCCCCATGAAGCGTCTTCGcttggtggcggtggtggtggccgAGTGCTTCTTCCTGGCCGCCCTCGCCCTCTGCGTCCTCCTCCTCGTCAAAAAGCCCAAGTCCCGCTCCGACATCGTCGGCAGCATCTGCATGGCCGGCAACATCATGATGTACGCCGCCCCTTTATCCATAATG AAACTCGTGATCACGACTAAGAGCGTGGAGTTCATGCCCTTCTTCATCTCGTTCTTCTCCTTCATCAACGGCTTGTGCTGGACGACTTACGCACTTTTGAAATTCGATGCTTTCATTCTT gtGCCGAATTCGATAGGATCGGCGTTGGGATTTGCGCAGCTGGTGATATACGCGACCTTCTACAAATCGACGCAGAGGATTTTGGCGCAGAGGAAAGCGCAGGGAGGGGATGTGAACTTGGCCAAAATTGATGCTGAGCGGAACCCGAACGGCGACGTTTTGAATGGAGTTtga
- the LOC121755041 gene encoding bidirectional sugar transporter SWEET4-like isoform X2 produces MISKEDARTLVGILGNIISVSLFLSPLPTFYKIWKKKAVEEYSALPYLATFFNCGLWILYGLPMVKPNSTLVLTVNGTGFAIEIVYLSLFLIYSIPMKRLRLVAVVVAECFFLAALALCVLLLVKKPKSRSDIVGSICMAGNIMMYAAPLSIMKLVITTKSVEFMPFFISFFSFINGLCWTTYALLKFDAFILDRRWDLRSW; encoded by the exons ATGATTTCTAAAGAAGATGCTCGTACTCTCGTTGGCATTCTAG GGAATATCATATCCGTCTCACTATTTCTCTCCCCTTT GCCAACATTTTACAAAATATGGAAGAAAAAGGCGGTGGAGGAATACTCAGCATTACCATACCTAGCGACCTTCTTTAACTGCGGGCTTTGGATACTATACGGCCTGCCTATGGTCAAACCCAACAGCACGCTGGTTCTGACCGTTAACGGCACCGGATTTGCGATCGAGATCGTCTACTTGTCTCTCTTCCTCATCTACTCCATCCCCATGAAGCGTCTTCGcttggtggcggtggtggtggccgAGTGCTTCTTCCTGGCCGCCCTCGCCCTCTGCGTCCTCCTCCTCGTCAAAAAGCCCAAGTCCCGCTCCGACATCGTCGGCAGCATCTGCATGGCCGGCAACATCATGATGTACGCCGCCCCTTTATCCATAATG AAACTCGTGATCACGACTAAGAGCGTGGAGTTCATGCCCTTCTTCATCTCGTTCTTCTCCTTCATCAACGGCTTGTGCTGGACGACTTACGCACTTTTGAAATTCGATGCTTTCATTCTT GATCGGCGTTGGGATTTGCGCAGCTGGTGA